Proteins encoded in a region of the Phaenicophaeus curvirostris isolate KB17595 chromosome 1, BPBGC_Pcur_1.0, whole genome shotgun sequence genome:
- the RP2 gene encoding protein XRP2, whose translation MGCCFSRRGKAERQPEEPGGGGRDAADGGEKAPPPQYSWDQRAKIDPKDFTFSGLKDETVGRLPGKVAGQQFVIQDCENCNIYIFDHSATITIDDCVNCRIFLGPIKGSVFFRDCKDCKCIVACQQFRTRDCRKLEVFLCCATQPIIESSTGVKFGCFQYYYPELALQFKDAGLSIFNNTWSNIHDFTPVSGENNWGLLPEDAVVQDYVPLPSSEELKAVRISTEATRSIIPITRGRRQKCSDESCLAVFFAGDYTTANARKLIDEMTGKGFQLVQTKEISMKAEDTHRVFKQCASEFIPLLENGPVVALEFSGDGAVEACRSTINDIFSGTKVFVSESKASASQDVDNFFNFADMQMGM comes from the exons ATGGGCTGCTGCTTCTCCCGCCGCGGGAAAGCAGAGCGGCAGCCGGAGGAGCCGGGCGGGGGCGGGCGGGACGCGGCGGACGGCGGGGAGAAGGCGCCGCCACCGCAGTACAGCTGGGACCAGCGAGCCAAG attGACCCCaaagattttactttttctggaCTTAAAGATGAAACTGTAGGTCGACTGCCTGGAAAAGTAGCAGGGCAACAATTCGTCATTCAGGACTGTGAGAACTGTAATATCTACATATTTGATCATTCCGCTACAATCACTATCGATGACTGTGTAAACTGCAGAATCTTTTTAGGACCAATAAAAGGCAGCGTGTTTTTCCGTGACTGTAAAGATTGTAAATGCATAGTGGCCTGCCAACAGTTTCGCACTCGGGACTGCAGAAAGCTGGAGGTATTCTTGTGCTGTGCCACCCAACCCATCATAGAGTCCTCCACAGGTGTGAAATTCGGATGTTTCCAGTACTATTACCCTGAGCTTGCTTTACAATTTAAAGATGCTGGACTGAGTATCTTCAATAACACATGGAGCAACATCCATGACTTTACCCCTGTGTCAGGAGAAAATAATTGGGGCCTTTTGCCCGAGGATGCTGTAGTACAAGATTATGTTCCTCTGCCTAGCTCTGAGGAGCTGAAAGCTGTCAGAATTTCTACCGAAGCTACAAGGAGCATAATACCAATAACCCGAGGACGGAGACAGAAATGCAGTGATGAATCGTGTTTGGCTGTGTTTTTTGCTGGTGACTACACAACTGCAAATGCCAGGAAATTAATTGATGAG ATGACTGGTAAAGGCTTTCAGCTGGTACAGACTAAAGAGATCTCAATGAAGGCTGAGGATACTCACAGAGTTTTCAAGCAATGTGCATCAGAGTTCATTCCACTGCTTGAAAATG GTCCAGTGGTTGCTTTGGAGTTCAGTGGGGATGGTGCTGTGGAAGCATGTCGAAGCACTATAAATGATATTTTCAGTGGGACCAAG